One segment of Thermococcus sp. AM4 DNA contains the following:
- a CDS encoding CGP-CTERM sorting domain-containing protein: protein MTLSFVSAGSSSEKIAFHDDFSSGDVSGKWSIDIAGSGNRFSEEDGAAVFETYGSRFKDYRKEHAFLRSRVITIENWRSVTFSGRWKFTDPGTAEMWFRIYDLDSGKYFGMRYISWPSDKIAYDLPGGAVSETRRIPRDYRTFKVVLYPDHVEFWESGELLKNVPTEQFGRSTHFQLVIGGWDDSPMKSHIYFDGVEVSYEPTSTGTTRSQTGTSGQKSSSATGSGKTCGPGAMLFLALLAAVRRR from the coding sequence TTGACGCTTTCGTTTGTAAGTGCGGGAAGTTCCTCTGAAAAGATAGCCTTCCACGACGATTTCAGCTCGGGAGACGTCTCGGGAAAATGGAGCATAGACATCGCGGGAAGCGGAAACAGGTTCAGCGAGGAAGACGGTGCCGCGGTTTTCGAGACCTACGGCAGCAGGTTCAAGGATTATCGCAAGGAGCACGCCTTTCTCCGGAGTCGGGTTATCACGATTGAGAACTGGCGCTCCGTGACGTTCTCCGGAAGGTGGAAGTTCACCGATCCGGGGACGGCAGAGATGTGGTTCAGGATCTACGACCTCGACTCGGGGAAATACTTCGGGATGCGTTACATCAGCTGGCCATCGGACAAGATAGCCTACGACCTGCCAGGAGGGGCTGTGAGTGAGACCAGGAGAATTCCCAGGGATTACCGGACCTTCAAGGTAGTCCTCTACCCGGATCACGTGGAATTCTGGGAGTCGGGAGAATTGCTCAAAAACGTACCAACGGAGCAGTTTGGCCGCTCGACCCACTTCCAGCTCGTAATAGGCGGCTGGGACGACAGCCCGATGAAGTCCCACATCTACTTTGACGGGGTGGAGGTTTCCTACGAGCCAACTTCCACCGGAACGACTCGGAGTCAAACCGGGACATCAGGTCAGAAATCCAGTTCCGCAACTGGCTCCGGAAAAACCTGCGGGCCCGGCGCGATGCTTTTCCTCGCCCTTCTCGCAGCGGTGAGAAGGCGCTAA
- a CDS encoding ATP-binding protein → MEGRDASVGIVFGESSTDHFTFIVNPKNELPRFGEFLVVKNREGDEVLALLKSIRNLNWLMEAGRGSYDYVEKTVNVFSRGILDKSEEILANAKVLGVLRTRDGEFMVKPAPNRVPIKPGERVYLARDEDLERIFANGHLRIGKLIARANIEVRLDANRLVSRHFAVLAVTGAGKSNTIAVLTKELVDNVNATVVILDPHGEYQRLSWPGARVNPIKATIDPGRIRLSELATLLGIAENASLQRRFLGLIYRTVKEEMRRDGKVVGGLPFLEAMEDKIEEWIRVYENTDDKVIYYYNEKGIETPRKIQARDLDSLIRLKDYIGELKANFGEFISPVDVLGEIRPGMVNVIDLSGMEEEQMITLASFVLRGILKNRIEYIKAVRTSDRLTAREILEAYPAVKKPILVIVEEAHIFAPRGEKNPATLWLGKIAREGRKFGVGLGIVSQRPKKLDDDILSQTNTKIILKLVEPNDQRYVQQASEQISEDLLSDIASLGVGEAVIVGYAITIPAMVKIYNFEKDFNGHYGGRDIDIVEEWLDGKEEEVSEEEAISALPL, encoded by the coding sequence ATGGAAGGGCGCGACGCTTCGGTTGGAATAGTGTTCGGTGAATCGAGCACCGACCACTTCACGTTCATAGTCAACCCCAAGAACGAGCTCCCGCGCTTCGGGGAGTTCCTCGTCGTCAAAAACCGCGAGGGAGACGAGGTTTTGGCTCTCCTCAAGTCCATCAGAAACCTCAACTGGCTTATGGAAGCCGGAAGGGGAAGCTACGACTACGTTGAAAAAACCGTCAACGTTTTCTCGCGCGGAATCCTCGACAAGAGCGAGGAGATATTAGCTAATGCCAAGGTTCTCGGCGTTCTCAGAACGAGGGACGGCGAGTTTATGGTAAAGCCCGCCCCCAACCGCGTCCCCATAAAGCCGGGCGAGAGAGTTTATCTGGCCAGAGACGAGGACTTGGAGAGAATCTTCGCCAACGGGCACCTCAGAATTGGAAAGCTCATCGCGAGGGCCAACATAGAGGTCCGCCTCGACGCCAACAGGCTCGTTTCAAGACACTTCGCGGTCTTGGCCGTTACCGGAGCCGGTAAATCCAATACCATAGCGGTTCTCACCAAGGAGCTCGTGGACAACGTGAACGCGACCGTCGTTATCCTCGACCCCCACGGCGAGTATCAGAGGTTGAGCTGGCCCGGGGCGCGCGTCAACCCGATAAAGGCCACGATAGACCCCGGAAGGATAAGGCTGAGCGAGCTGGCAACGCTTCTCGGCATAGCCGAAAACGCGAGCCTTCAGAGGCGCTTCCTCGGGCTGATTTATAGGACGGTCAAGGAGGAGATGAGAAGGGACGGAAAGGTCGTCGGTGGTCTGCCATTCCTTGAGGCGATGGAGGACAAGATAGAGGAGTGGATACGCGTTTACGAGAACACCGACGACAAGGTAATCTACTACTACAACGAGAAGGGCATAGAGACGCCGAGGAAGATTCAGGCGAGGGATTTGGACTCCCTGATAAGGCTGAAGGACTACATAGGCGAGCTGAAGGCCAACTTCGGCGAGTTCATAAGCCCGGTAGATGTGCTCGGCGAGATAAGGCCCGGCATGGTGAACGTCATAGACCTCAGCGGAATGGAAGAGGAGCAGATGATAACGCTCGCGAGCTTCGTTTTGAGGGGAATCCTCAAGAACCGCATCGAGTACATCAAAGCCGTCAGAACGAGCGACAGGCTCACCGCGAGGGAGATACTGGAAGCTTACCCGGCCGTGAAGAAGCCAATTCTCGTCATAGTTGAGGAGGCACACATATTCGCTCCACGGGGTGAGAAGAACCCCGCAACCCTGTGGCTCGGCAAGATAGCGCGAGAGGGCAGGAAGTTCGGGGTTGGTTTGGGCATAGTGTCCCAGAGGCCGAAGAAGCTGGACGACGACATACTCAGCCAGACCAACACCAAGATAATCCTCAAGCTGGTTGAGCCCAACGACCAGCGCTACGTCCAGCAGGCGAGTGAGCAGATAAGCGAGGACCTGCTGAGCGATATAGCCTCCCTCGGCGTCGGTGAAGCGGTTATAGTCGGCTACGCCATCACGATTCCGGCGATGGTGAAGATTTATAACTTCGAGAAGGATTTCAACGGCCACTATGGAGGAAGGGACATAGATATCGTCGAGGAGTGGCTCGATGGGAAGGAGGAAGAGGTTAGCGAGGAAGAGGCCATAAGCGCCCTCCCGCTGTGA
- a CDS encoding dihydropteroate synthase-like protein, whose protein sequence is MRILLVTGKLAEPLVRKYGKGCDVLVTPVSVAAFLTPELIVRYLKRAGVRSEDYDLILIPGLVRGSAQPIEDEIGIPTFKGPRNAMDLPAVLRALEKGFRLSREKPADELFSLDGLKKVEDIRNKTKDRRYIERALKRPGNVLIGNLPAGRDFPTRILGEVVDAPRLGIAGTVEKALYYLREGADIIDIGMVAGETNLDFIESLPEIRGRLKERGFDVPISFDSLNTAEIEKALNYADLFLSVDESNIEELVTDKPVVLIPTNQRRGFFPAKPSERVEFLERLKEKALDLGYKTLIPDLILEQVPHLARSVTAFQLYRERNPDDVLLAGVGNVIELYDADSVGINALLAGIAKELSISLLLTTETSAKAKGSVRELRRAVDMNLFETPKDLGLDLLILKEKRTREWRFEPAQGVVEARERPVQLEPVYFRIWVEGGRIWVNAYRGTKAVLTLVGDEPNAIIDTILERFEISPRHAFYLGRELERAYTALKLRRSYVQEVELFSDFYLGENERR, encoded by the coding sequence ATGAGAATCCTCCTCGTCACGGGAAAACTCGCCGAACCGCTCGTGAGGAAGTATGGAAAAGGTTGCGACGTCCTCGTTACGCCGGTCAGCGTCGCGGCTTTCCTGACGCCAGAGCTGATAGTCCGCTACCTGAAGAGAGCCGGTGTGAGGAGCGAGGACTACGACCTAATTCTGATTCCCGGCCTTGTCAGGGGTTCAGCTCAACCCATCGAGGACGAAATCGGAATTCCAACCTTTAAGGGGCCGAGGAACGCGATGGATTTACCGGCCGTGCTGAGGGCATTGGAGAAGGGCTTCAGGCTGAGCAGGGAAAAGCCGGCGGACGAGCTCTTCTCCCTCGACGGCCTGAAGAAGGTCGAGGACATCAGGAATAAGACTAAGGACAGGCGCTACATCGAGAGGGCCCTTAAAAGGCCCGGGAACGTCCTCATCGGCAACCTTCCCGCGGGAAGGGACTTCCCGACGAGGATTCTCGGCGAGGTCGTTGACGCCCCGAGACTCGGCATAGCTGGAACCGTTGAGAAGGCCCTCTACTACCTCCGCGAGGGGGCCGACATAATCGACATCGGAATGGTTGCCGGAGAGACGAACCTCGATTTCATCGAATCCCTCCCAGAAATCCGCGGGAGACTTAAAGAGAGGGGCTTCGACGTTCCAATCAGCTTCGATTCTCTCAACACCGCTGAAATCGAGAAAGCTTTGAACTACGCCGACCTTTTCCTGAGCGTTGATGAGAGCAACATCGAGGAACTCGTCACCGATAAGCCGGTCGTTCTAATCCCGACGAACCAGAGGAGGGGTTTCTTCCCGGCTAAACCCTCGGAGAGGGTCGAGTTTCTCGAGAGGCTCAAGGAAAAAGCTCTGGATTTGGGCTACAAAACCCTAATCCCCGATTTAATCCTCGAGCAGGTTCCCCACCTGGCGCGCTCGGTTACAGCCTTCCAGCTCTACCGCGAGAGGAACCCGGACGACGTTCTCCTCGCTGGAGTCGGAAACGTGATTGAGCTCTACGACGCGGACAGCGTGGGAATTAACGCCTTGCTCGCTGGAATCGCTAAGGAGCTTTCGATAAGCCTTCTCCTTACGACGGAGACGAGCGCAAAGGCTAAAGGCTCAGTCAGGGAGCTGAGAAGGGCTGTGGACATGAACCTCTTCGAAACCCCAAAGGACCTCGGCCTCGATCTGCTCATCCTGAAGGAGAAGAGAACCAGGGAGTGGCGCTTCGAGCCGGCTCAGGGGGTTGTTGAGGCGAGGGAAAGGCCCGTCCAGCTCGAACCGGTTTACTTCCGCATTTGGGTTGAGGGCGGGAGAATCTGGGTGAACGCCTACCGGGGAACAAAAGCTGTTCTAACTCTCGTCGGCGACGAGCCGAACGCGATAATAGACACGATTCTTGAGCGCTTCGAGATAAGCCCGAGGCACGCCTTCTACCTCGGCCGGGAGCTGGAGAGGGCCTACACGGCCTTAAAATTGAGGAGGAGCTACGTTCAGGAGGTCGAGCTCTTTTCGGACTTCTACCTGGGTGAAAATGAAAGGCGTTAG